In Episyrphus balteatus chromosome 4, idEpiBalt1.1, whole genome shotgun sequence, the sequence AAGCATGCTTCGTATGAAATCAGAGAATTTTCCGCTCCACCGGATACCTCGTTAGGGCTAAGAATATGAGGCTTTGTCGGGAACTGATAACGAACTTGGTTTAAACAGTTTGAAGCCAAAAACTTGTCAAAAAGCTCTAATTGGAGTTATAGAGttatttaaatgactttttttcagatGACAGCTTTATAAGTGTGTTCGAAAAGAAAGTCCTGCATACGATTTATGTTCTGGGTTGAGGGTTTCGTTTTAATAgtcaacaaaaaaatcgaaCGAAGAAGATACCGTCAGTACTCGTTTAACTTGTCATTGATCAGGAATCGCGCTCTAACCTTTTAGAATGGAGGATAAATATAGAACAAATGAACATTGAAGCCTCAGCACGTAAGGAAGGATTAAGGTTATATTAtaagcttcaaaaaaaaaacttggcttCTCAGGATGCTTGGTAAAAGTTGTTTTCATAAACTCTCATCCGAAATCAAAGCAAAACTCAGAGTGCAATAAATATCCATAAATTCTATATTCAAACCTTGGCAGAAAGATACTACTACAAGTCTATGAATAAATATCATCAGGTGGTTTCTTGATGAGACAACGGTTACCAAGTAGCTTCTACCATTTTATTGATTAACAAACTTCCATGGTACACATAACTTTTTCACATTTACCTAAAAGGACTTTCAATTTTACCTCACCATTTATCCCAGCAATCATATTATAACacttttgtttctgttttatttcaaaattactaACTTTCAACTTCAGCCACCATGGAGTACCAATATAAAAAAGAACGTCGTTCCTTTGGTCAACAGCATAGTTTTCAAGATAAAGATGAAATTATCTTTACCGAAACATCGAATCGAGAAATGTGCAAAGATTACATACTACGAAATCCAGTTGATCGAATGACCCAATTTACAAATCAAATGTCTGCCAGTGTGGCTAATACAGAAAGAGCTACATTCAAACATTGTGGCATAACTCACAATGAGGGCGGATGGCCCAAGGACATCAATATGCTAGATCCTGAACAGACAGTCAGGTATAagcgaaaaattgaaaaagacgAAAACTACATAACTCAAGTTATGAACTTGACAAAACCCATGGAGCATTATATTCATCAGAATAATGCAGTCAATATCTATGAGAATTACTTTGAGGATTTGGATCCAGCACCATTACCAGAACCATGTCGATCTCGTACGGTGAATGTTTATCGAGATCCGAATACTTTTAAAGTTCCAGTGACACATTTGTCATGGTCACCAGATGGTGGTATAAGGTTAGCAGCTAGTCATTGTGACATGAAGTTCCAAGGGGAAAAATCTGGACAACTAACCAATTCGTATATTTGGGAGATTGAGAACCCAAATGAACCGTTGGTTACATTGGAACCGAAAGTTCCCTGTGTTTGTCTCGAATATAATCAAAAGGATCCAACAAGTTTGGTAAGTGGGATGTACAATGGACAGGTTGCTGCATGGGATACACGTCATGGACGTTATCCAGTGATGATAAGCGAAAGGGAAGTTTGCCATCGTGATCCGGTGAATTCGATTCTTTGGAATAACTCCAAAAGTGGCACTGAATTTTTCTCAGGATCTTCAGATGGTCAGGTTCTATGGTGGGATACTAGAAAGCTTAATGAACCATTAGACAAACTTCTAATGGATCCTGTAAGAACAGACGAACAGGATCTTTCCCGGTCATATGGGATTTCAGTATTGGAATATGAAACAACAATCCCAACAAGGTTCATGTGTGGCACAGAAATGGGAATGTTGTTTTGTTGTAATCGCAAGGGCAAGACGCCAAtggaaaaaatacaaataaggGTTCGTTATGGTAACTGATATTAGCTATTCAAAATGttgatggtttttgttttttttttttaagatgatgTGCCATTTGGGACCAGTATACGCTATTACTAGAAACCCGGCATTTGTAAAGAATTTCCTAACGGTTGGAGATTGGACTGCCCGAATTTGGTCAGAAGACTGTCGGGAAAGTTCTATTATCTGGACAAAAAGTAGTGCTGCGATGTTAACAGATGGAGCATGGAGTTACACCAAGTAAGTAAAGTAGCAAGAATATTGATTGTATTTTTGATTGTAGAGTATCTCAATTTTTTGTGACCCGGATGGATGGAGTTTTAGATGCTTGGGATTTGCTGCAGCAGCAAAATGAACCGGTTTTAAGTGTTAAGGTATGTGACGAACCACTTTTGTGTCTGCGGACAAATGAGAATGGGAAATATGTGAGTTGTGGTAGTCAGAAGGGTGCAACTTTTCTCATTGAGGTGTCGGAGAATATGCAACACTCGTCCAAGAATGACAAACCATTGCTTACGGCGGtaattattcaaacaaaaaaaaaaaacgtttgttaATACAACTTTTGAGACTCTTTTAGATGTTTGAACGTGAAAATCGTCGTGAGAAGATTCTTGAAGCAAAATCTCGAGAAATTAAACTTAAAGTAAAGGTCGCCCATGGACCAGAGCAGGGTGATCTAACGATGCTTAACGGCAAAGTAAATGTGCAACCGTTTAAAAGTAAGACTTtttcaataagtttttaaaagatCTATcatatttgttatattttaaaggtGCATGTGAACAAGCTGAAGCTGAATATTTTGCAGCTGTTGAACAAGAAAGACTTCGTCGTATACCTGGCAACAAGCGTAGGTGATAGAAATttaattgttatattttttgaaagttttaagaatttgaatttaatattttttaaaatttcagagGATGTGGATGAGGCTGATGTGTCGGAAGGTGAAAGTTCGAAAGCTTAATACTTTGTTGAAAACACCCGCaacttttgaatttatttatttagtgtATGTTCATTATTTATAGAAGTGTGTTtgaattatttaataatattgttaaaaaaaaattttagctaataCAAGTTTCTCTAAGAAAATGCTTCTCTTATTTCAACATGATCCTCCTTGGAAATAAATCCGGTAGGAGATTATCTCATGCATGGTATTCTTCGACACACATGTGGCatgatttttgaacaaaaaactaATACTATGCTTCCAACTACCCTAAATTCGAGATTtggctaagtagatttagaagtaatctcgagatttattcttaATCTATTtcgctaaatctcggatttggGTTCACATACAATAAATCCCATAGGTAATTAACAGGGTgatttgggtgattccctagagtcTAGAGGAcaaactgaaatttttttttaggaccaaaattaacggtacctacttgtcataacggaaatagaataaatgttttttttttttaacggctataacgattttgattcaaatatttgtttgtagTATAACACATAAAAGATTcaatttttggaataaaaaaaaatgtagcgTAATTtacggtacttgtcatagaacggtttctttgatttatgaatttctcgtaaatgacAAAGCAgatttcagcaaaaaaatttatacagaaacgttttagtaaacattatataaaaatttgttaaaattttcaaaaaacacatttttggatttaaaaaaaaaatttgaaattttttttgaaaaatcaattttttgaaaacgggtggATTAATTatatcgaaatttcgtttttatgcgttAAATattaaacttcttaaaaatggcataccaatttttttattttcaaaaattttgattcaaaatattttttttttttatacgattttAGAGACGAAAGAAagaatacatttgaaaaaagaagagcaccatttatttcaagcattgaaattgtatttttttgttcttcttgccgcacataacatttttttgttgttcttaacATTATGTGTAGTGTATGACTCTAAGCGTTCAAATtcataattcaaatttttttatttaatatctaaaacctgaagattttttttgtaataaattgagGTATTAATATTTGagctttttatttctttttatttcgattaatTAACATTGCAAGGTTAAGAAAAATAGCATCAGTtgtgattcatttttttttataaaaaaaaaaacaaagtttaagtttttcaaaatatgtagaatttacaaaaaaataaaattttaaatctgactaagaaaaaaaacacaaaacaaataggttGTACTCAAACAACGACCAAAATTATTGTGATTTGCACTgtctaaattacaattgttgaaatttagataaggtcgaatattttaagggccttactaataatcaaatttaaagctcagtgaaatatttaactgagctttaaatatttctccataccaataaccaatttaatagtcaggttaagggttaacgccacgttaattttatagttgggaaactgaaCTATAAACGCACGGTTAAATTAAAACGCACGATTTGCACTGTCatttgacagcaaaaaaaaaacatttgtcaagTAAACAAgttgttgagaaaaattaaaagtattttcggcaaattattaaataagtaaatggaaacattattttgtgtataaatatttctcttttttattaataaatattcattactttcagaataggctgaaaaagaaaacttaaaaagaaatagaTCTGCACATATTCATAGTCGTACTTCACGATAGATGAACTCTTTTTTATGCACTTTTGGCCTTCTTGGgctccattttttaacttttacaatcaaaataaaaatatatgaaggtatgtaggtattttgtagttgtttttgttctttACTACATTACATGCAAAAAAAGTCACTTCAatgatgtcattttgacaacaaatgtaatagatctagtaatagaagcacaattagttaaacgcgtgtttattttgattattagtatacacccaatttaacccgacgatacttaaacgtgtgtttagcgattcattattggtaaggccctaagcctcgtttttaaacaaaataataaaaatttatgtgGTGGTACACACAGtgttaagtaaaaaaagagtattttgacgtactctatcagagttatagattatagagtgcacatatgtaaaaaatagcacaatactctttttttttagagtacggttggcaaccctagCTAGATCTACTCCAATGGAAACGGGGCTATTGTCAGAGTTTCAACGGCTTTCCTATGACGATTTCTGTTTTTAGcagcgttcctttggaaatggTAGCCTACTCATGCGAGTAGAAGATTGATAAGTAAATCTAGTACATCCTCTAAATCTAGTCTTCCTCTCAAGTATAGAATAGAAATTTGTAGTTGATAGTACCAGAAACGTAGGtcataattaagaaaaatcctCATTGAAAAAGTCGTAGACACGTTTCTTTGTATTCCACTAGAAAGTGATTTTTCCTTGCCCacgatacaatttaaaaaaaaaaaaatttgtggcactcgaggactgccgcggttaagctattgcattgcattttttgtcaacttatgcaattataatttgtttacctaccctacacaaaaccaatgatCATGTTTTGTATCTACCTATCAATTcatatacctacaacaacaaggtcacatttgaaaacatgcatacacacaatctcatgtcataaacttctccaaaccaaaaaataagaaaacataagAATACTTTTTCTCTACAATCGCAACGCAACCCTTTACTCGTTCAAAAATCACAAcaagttgaacaagaaacagaagaatgggaagcgaaaacaaaagaaaagaaaataataaaatacagaCAATTTGTTTGCTTCTGATTTATTCTGCAGACACAGCATTTATGGTCTTCTAACTTACTCCTGTCTTTGTGTctaacacaatttatataacCCTCTCTGTCTGATTTAAGAAAGTTGAACAAGAAatagaagaaaataataaaataaatacacacCATACCATACACGTATAGCGAATTATCTATGTGTGGGGTgtaataatttttcgttacgaaatttcttggttagctccccatgccagcgttaaaatctatgcaatagcttaaaaaaaatcgtaataaaagaaaaaacgtcGCATCTAACTCTGACCGCTATATTAAACGAATACTGAATTCCTTACCAATTCCATCCTCTCAatattattccaaaaaaaaatatttaaacctgGCAGTTCTCTTCTACCAACTACACCCAACTTCGCACAATAACacaaaatctgtcaaaaaaaaaattcctcgtaggtaaaataaattaaaaatcctAACCGTATTAAATCGCACGTTTTTCTCTATAAatagaattaaattttataacataTTTTACAACCTCTCAATTGtgcaataaaattatatatttcttccatcatcattagaaaaaaatccTAATTACTTTGacttccaagaaaaaaaaacccaaacaaaACAATATCATCTCTACCTACCAAGCGAGTTTTCTTGTGCCTACGTGACTTGTTGTCAATGCTTTATGGATGAATATTCCCCATCTGCTGCGCACCGACCTGTGAGCCAACCAACAAACTGAAATACACGAACAATAAAGAATCAACTTCCACACAGAGCACAAACACAGTAGAGTAAAGTTCCTCATACCTCAAACAGTCTAGCTCTCAGtgagtttttaattgtttttttttttgtgaaagtagTTTGTCTTGAAATAATTgtttataaagaagaagaaaaaaaaacttagttctttgtttaaaattaatagaaaattaaatagaatCTCTACTAAAAAAAGCTATGCTCGAAATAGCCCAACCACTGCCAGCTGCGGCTCAACCAGGCATCGTTGTTGTCCGAGCCAAacctaaaaaagttttcaaaccaAAAG encodes:
- the LOC129920259 gene encoding dynein axonemal intermediate chain 2 isoform X1: MEYQYKKERRSFGQQHSFQDKDEIIFTETSNREMCKDYILRNPVDRMTQFTNQMSASVANTERATFKHCGITHNEGGWPKDINMLDPEQTVRYKRKIEKDENYITQVMNLTKPMEHYIHQNNAVNIYENYFEDLDPAPLPEPCRSRTVNVYRDPNTFKVPVTHLSWSPDGGIRLAASHCDMKFQGEKSGQLTNSYIWEIENPNEPLVTLEPKVPCVCLEYNQKDPTSLVSGMYNGQVAAWDTRHGRYPVMISEREVCHRDPVNSILWNNSKSGTEFFSGSSDGQVLWWDTRKLNEPLDKLLMDPVRTDEQDLSRSYGISVLEYETTIPTRFMCGTEMGMLFCCNRKGKTPMEKIQIRMMCHLGPVYAITRNPAFVKNFLTVGDWTARIWSEDCRESSIIWTKSSAAMLTDGAWSYTKVSQFFVTRMDGVLDAWDLLQQQNEPVLSVKVCDEPLLCLRTNENGKYVSCGSQKGATFLIEVSENMQHSSKNDKPLLTAMFERENRREKILEAKSREIKLKVKVAHGPEQGDLTMLNGKVNVQPFKSACEQAEAEYFAAVEQERLRRIPGNKQDVDEADVSEGESSKA
- the LOC129920259 gene encoding dynein axonemal intermediate chain 2 isoform X2 gives rise to the protein MEYQYKKERRSFGQQHSFQDKDEIIFTETSNREMCKDYILRNPVDRMTQFTNQMSASVANTERATFKHCGITHNEGGWPKDINMLDPEQTVRYKRKIEKDENYITQVMNLTKPMEHYIHQNNAVNIYENYFEDLDPAPLPEPCRSRTVNVYRDPNTFKVPVTHLSWSPDGGIRLAASHCDMKFQGEKSGQLTNSYIWEIENPNEPLVTLEPKVPCVCLEYNQKDPTSLVSGMYNGQVAAWDTRHGRYPVMISEREVCHRDPVNSILWNNSKSGTEFFSGSSDGQVLWWDTRKLNEPLDKLLMDPVRTDEQDLSRSYGISVLEYETTIPTRFMCGTEMGMLFCCNRKGKTPMEKIQIRMMCHLGPVYAITRNPAFVKNFLTVGDWTARIWSEDCRESSIIWTKSSAAMLTDGAWSYTKVSQFFVTRMDGVLDAWDLLQQQNEPVLSVKVCDEPLLCLRTNENGKYVSCGSQKGATFLIEVSENMQHSSKNDKPLLTAMFERENRREKILEAKSREIKLKVKVAHGPEQGDLTMLNGKVNVQPFKSACEQAEAEYFAAVEQERLRRIPGNKRRGCG